The following are from one region of the Nicotiana tabacum cultivar K326 chromosome 3, ASM71507v2, whole genome shotgun sequence genome:
- the LOC107810900 gene encoding uncharacterized protein LOC107810900, which yields MSHLTAAPPSEPPSAAVNSLYKQKSWSPDTFRDEAWQRRKGTHGSRLKQRSKSVTDEDLDELKACIELGFGFDSPEIDQRLSDTFPAYGLFYAVNKQYADTLSKTSSLSSVISYCESPAPPGSPHTIVDQGDNPQTVKTRLRQWAQVVAWSVRQSSH from the exons ATGTCACATCTCACTGCAGCTCCGCCATCAGAACCACCGTCGGCGGCGGTGAATTCATTGTACAAACAGAAATCGTGGTCGCCGGACACGTTTCGCGATGAGGCGTGGCAGCGGCGGAAGGGTACCCATGGAAGCCGCTTAAAGCAGCGGAGCAAGAGCGTTACCGATGAAGACCTCGATGAGCTCAAGGCTTGTATTGAGTTAGGGTTTGGATTTGACTCGCCTGAAATAGATCAACGATTGTCTGATACTTTCCCGGCTTATGGCCTTTTTTACGCTGTTAATAAACAATATGCCGACACCCTTTCGAAGACTTCTTCTTTATCGTCGGTCATCTCCTATTGCGAGTCACCCGCTCCTCCCGGCAGTCCCCACACCATTGTCGATCAAG GAGATAATCCTCAGACAGTGAAGACAAGGTTGCGGCAGTGGGCACAAGTGGTCGCTTGGTCAGTTCGTCAATCTTCACATTAA